The Halalkalibacter krulwichiae genome has a segment encoding these proteins:
- the dctP gene encoding TRAP transporter substrate-binding protein encodes MKKVVSLFSTAFLAVSILAACGGSNDASTESADNSGDNKETVTLTLAENQPEDYPTTVGAKEFARLVEEKTDGRYKIEVYAGGQLGDERSVIEQLQLGTIDLTRVNGIPLSEFSSDIGVLAMPYLFENEEEKWEVLNGEIGQDLLETFDGSSLVGLAFYDSGERSFYNTQRPVTTPEDLEGLQIRVQQSDLAIDIINSLGGSATPMEYGEVYSALQTGVIDGAENNFPSYFTSNHYEVAQYFTVNGYQGVPEVLLSSEKLWNSLSAEDQEAFREAALESVDIQRQAWAELVEEARDVVLENGSELVEVEDVTAWREAVQPVYDKYGEQFGEWLDRINAN; translated from the coding sequence ATGAAAAAGGTCGTATCATTATTCTCAACGGCGTTTTTAGCAGTAAGTATTTTAGCTGCATGTGGAGGATCAAACGACGCTTCAACAGAAAGCGCTGACAATTCTGGAGACAACAAGGAAACTGTTACACTTACACTAGCTGAGAACCAGCCTGAAGATTACCCTACAACAGTTGGTGCAAAAGAATTCGCTAGACTAGTCGAAGAAAAAACAGATGGTCGCTACAAAATCGAGGTATATGCGGGTGGACAACTAGGTGATGAAAGAAGCGTTATTGAACAATTACAATTAGGTACGATTGATCTAACTCGTGTAAATGGAATTCCTTTAAGTGAGTTTTCAAGTGATATTGGTGTGCTAGCAATGCCTTATTTATTTGAAAATGAAGAGGAAAAATGGGAAGTTTTAAATGGTGAAATTGGTCAAGACCTTTTAGAAACTTTTGACGGGTCAAGTCTTGTTGGTCTTGCATTCTATGATTCTGGTGAAAGAAGTTTCTACAATACGCAACGTCCTGTAACAACACCTGAAGATTTAGAAGGTTTGCAAATCCGTGTTCAACAATCAGATCTTGCAATTGATATCATTAACTCACTAGGTGGTTCTGCAACTCCAATGGAGTATGGTGAAGTTTACTCAGCTCTACAAACAGGCGTTATTGATGGCGCAGAAAATAATTTCCCTAGTTACTTTACTTCTAACCACTATGAAGTAGCTCAGTACTTTACTGTTAATGGTTATCAAGGAGTTCCTGAAGTGTTATTAAGTTCTGAGAAGCTTTGGAATAGCTTAAGTGCAGAAGATCAAGAAGCATTTCGTGAGGCAGCCCTTGAATCTGTAGATATACAACGTCAAGCATGGGCAGAGCTAGTTGAAGAAGCTAGAGATGTTGTTTTAGAAAACGGTAGTGAACTTGTTGAAGTTGAAGATGTAACAGCTTGGAGAGAAGCAGTACAACCAGTATATGACAAATATGGTGAACAATTTGGAGAGTGGCTTGATCGTATCAATGCGAACTAA
- a CDS encoding TRAP transporter small permease, whose translation MKTLKMVRDGLTRLQLGFSLILLTLMTLSIIYQVFSRQVLGTAPAWTEQLSKLLFVWVSFMGIAYGFKAKLHIGVGLFVGMLPEKLQDVFDYIAKGLIILFGVVLVYYGMEFTILMNNSTIPGLGITSSVLYAAIPVTGFFVLLYGVELLFKKGLHEKYDDVSEE comes from the coding sequence ATGAAAACGTTAAAGATGGTTAGAGACGGTCTCACTCGTCTACAATTAGGATTTTCGCTAATCTTATTAACTTTAATGACTTTATCCATTATTTATCAAGTCTTTTCAAGACAAGTACTTGGAACGGCACCTGCTTGGACAGAGCAGTTATCAAAATTATTATTTGTATGGGTAAGCTTTATGGGGATCGCATATGGATTTAAAGCAAAACTTCACATCGGTGTAGGTCTTTTCGTAGGAATGCTCCCTGAGAAATTACAAGATGTATTCGATTATATTGCAAAGGGATTAATAATCCTGTTTGGCGTAGTTCTCGTTTATTATGGGATGGAGTTTACAATTTTAATGAATAATTCAACAATTCCAGGTCTTGGAATTACTTCTAGTGTGTTGTATGCAGCTATACCAGTAACTGGCTTCTTCGTTTTACTTTACGGCGTTGAACTATTGTTCAAAAAAGGACTACATGAAAAATACGATGATGTCAGTGAGGAGTGA
- a CDS encoding TRAP transporter large permease, whose protein sequence is MGIFLLIGSFVIFLIARVPIALSLILSSFITGMYLDINLGALVQRMVGGLNSFSLLAIPFFVLAGEIMNEGGISRRLINLSNVIIGKIRGGLAMVNVLASTFFGGISGSAVADTSSVGSVLIPMMKKSGYKTDYSVSVTISSAAQGVMIPPSHNMIIYSTAAGGVSVGALFMGGLLPGILLGLVLLVTTYIIAVKKNHPKGEPVKKEEIPKIVREGLLGLFTAVIIIGGIVSGIFTATESAAIGALYAFIITFFVYRDIPFSRFGVILHRTFKTLSMVLFLIAASSAFGWLLALLKVPTMVSETMLSISPNDIITLLMIIVILLILGMVMDMAPLILIATPILLPVATSIGMDPVHFGVVLMLCLAVGLITPPVGTVLFVGSAIGRISIEKVTKAMMPFYGAIIIVLLLIAFFPSLVLFLPDLLLE, encoded by the coding sequence ATGGGAATCTTTTTATTAATTGGTAGTTTTGTCATCTTTCTAATCGCTAGAGTCCCAATTGCCCTTTCCCTTATCTTATCTTCCTTCATTACAGGAATGTATTTAGATATTAACTTAGGCGCACTTGTGCAGCGTATGGTCGGTGGGTTAAATTCCTTTTCTTTATTAGCGATTCCGTTCTTTGTTTTAGCAGGAGAAATCATGAATGAAGGTGGGATTTCAAGACGATTAATTAATCTTTCTAATGTTATTATTGGAAAGATTAGAGGTGGACTCGCAATGGTTAACGTCTTAGCTAGTACATTTTTCGGAGGTATTTCAGGATCTGCCGTTGCAGATACATCATCTGTTGGGTCGGTATTAATTCCGATGATGAAGAAAAGTGGATATAAAACGGATTATTCTGTAAGTGTAACGATTTCCAGTGCTGCACAAGGTGTAATGATTCCACCGAGCCATAATATGATTATTTATTCGACCGCTGCTGGTGGTGTGTCCGTTGGTGCTTTATTTATGGGTGGCTTGCTTCCAGGCATTTTACTTGGGTTGGTGTTACTGGTTACCACCTATATTATTGCAGTTAAAAAGAATCACCCTAAAGGTGAACCAGTAAAAAAAGAAGAAATACCTAAAATTGTTCGTGAAGGTTTATTAGGATTATTTACAGCTGTTATTATTATCGGTGGTATCGTTAGTGGAATTTTCACAGCAACAGAATCAGCAGCTATTGGTGCTTTATATGCATTCATTATTACGTTTTTTGTTTATCGTGATATCCCGTTTTCAAGATTCGGTGTTATCTTGCACAGAACATTTAAGACGTTATCAATGGTGTTGTTCTTAATTGCAGCATCTTCTGCATTCGGTTGGTTATTAGCATTATTAAAAGTCCCAACAATGGTCTCTGAAACAATGTTATCAATTTCACCGAATGATATAATTACTCTATTAATGATTATTGTTATTCTATTAATACTTGGAATGGTTATGGACATGGCTCCACTCATTCTTATAGCAACGCCAATTCTTTTACCTGTAGCAACAAGTATTGGTATGGATCCTGTACATTTTGGAGTTGTATTAATGCTTTGTTTAGCAGTTGGGTTAATTACTCCGCCGGTTGGTACGGTTCTCTTTGTCGGTTCAGCTATTGGTAGAATTTCAATAGAAAAAGTAACAAAGGCTATGATGCCTTTTTACGGGGCAATTATTATCGTATTACTACTAATTGCCTTCTTCCCAAGTCTCGTATTATTCTTACCAGACCTTTTACTTGAATGA
- a CDS encoding glycosyltransferase: MLEQFLPFTRKTKVVGNIENNKNHYHFCVTASKDYVLRVLALYESLYENSNSFKLWVCCMDIHTFKLLKKLNMKQMVLFFVEQIENTRLKQLREQRKMNEYCWTIKAPLIQHLLTTYNLDSILYCDGDLFFFSDPKEIFDEWGSASVYLTPQRDLDWVEKKYGKYQAGLIGFRNDRNGLQSVKWWRKRCEEWCSAEADESRFGDQKYLDQIPNLFSNVKVSSHLGINAAPWNCVYNNDFKIEKSNGEVYVENDRLIVYHFACFSILNENEYELWSLNHLKIKRAIKKNIYEAYIVKIRNLIKKLKYSGVSIQRFYSNKDKAKVKTFYKYTALRRKMDETDDFYCFTTIISKEYLIKGLALYQSLLKHGDAFHLWICCMDDATIKTLKKLDLKHVTLIPSSQIETTRLKEVKNDRTLTETCWTMKPLVCSYVLDQYNEIDHLVYCDADMYFFSSAKTLFDQWSTSSIFLSKQRSTPEIERIHGIYQAGLIGFKQEPNSRKILNWWKEQCFDWCYDSEFDPLRWGDQKYLNQIPHLFSNIKTIGHLGIDTAPWNLVMKGVHQVSKRSTTLFIDESPLICYHFGSMLMINSNKFELWKLEELSFSDDVLAYIYTPYVHHLQQIYKELRNKQIIVESRPFLSSLPANYTPKNILTI, encoded by the coding sequence TTGTTGGAACAATTTCTTCCATTTACTAGAAAAACAAAAGTGGTTGGAAATATTGAAAATAATAAAAATCATTATCACTTTTGTGTAACTGCAAGTAAAGACTATGTTCTTCGAGTATTAGCTCTCTATGAGTCTTTGTACGAGAACTCGAACAGTTTTAAACTTTGGGTTTGTTGTATGGATATCCATACATTTAAACTTTTAAAAAAATTAAATATGAAACAAATGGTCCTCTTCTTCGTTGAACAAATTGAAAATACTAGACTCAAACAGCTTCGCGAGCAGCGAAAAATGAATGAATATTGTTGGACAATTAAAGCACCATTAATTCAACACCTTCTTACAACGTATAATCTTGATTCCATTCTCTATTGTGACGGAGATTTATTCTTTTTTTCAGATCCGAAGGAAATTTTTGATGAATGGGGTTCTGCCTCAGTCTATTTAACTCCTCAACGAGATTTAGATTGGGTCGAGAAGAAATACGGGAAATATCAAGCTGGCCTGATCGGTTTTCGTAATGACCGTAATGGCTTACAAAGCGTCAAATGGTGGCGTAAGCGCTGTGAAGAGTGGTGCTCTGCGGAAGCAGATGAAAGTCGATTTGGAGACCAAAAGTATTTAGATCAAATTCCTAATTTATTTTCTAATGTAAAAGTTTCTTCTCATTTAGGAATAAATGCAGCACCTTGGAATTGTGTTTATAATAACGATTTTAAAATTGAGAAGAGTAACGGAGAGGTTTATGTTGAGAATGATAGACTAATCGTCTATCACTTCGCATGCTTTTCCATCTTAAATGAAAATGAATATGAACTTTGGTCCTTAAATCATTTGAAGATAAAACGAGCGATCAAGAAGAACATTTATGAAGCTTATATCGTTAAAATTCGCAACCTAATCAAAAAGCTAAAATACTCCGGAGTTAGCATTCAACGCTTTTATAGCAACAAAGATAAGGCAAAAGTTAAAACCTTTTACAAATACACTGCCTTACGGCGAAAAATGGATGAAACAGACGACTTTTATTGTTTTACTACTATTATTAGCAAGGAATACTTGATAAAAGGATTAGCTCTCTATCAATCACTCCTAAAACATGGAGATGCGTTTCACCTTTGGATCTGCTGTATGGATGATGCAACAATCAAAACATTAAAAAAGTTAGATTTGAAGCATGTTACTCTTATTCCATCTTCTCAAATTGAAACAACAAGATTAAAAGAAGTAAAAAACGATCGTACGTTAACTGAGACTTGCTGGACAATGAAACCACTCGTATGTTCTTATGTATTAGACCAATATAATGAAATCGATCACCTCGTCTACTGTGACGCCGATATGTATTTCTTTAGTAGTGCCAAAACGTTATTTGACCAATGGTCAACCTCCTCCATATTTTTAAGCAAACAAAGAAGCACACCAGAGATAGAACGTATTCATGGCATTTATCAAGCTGGATTAATTGGCTTCAAACAAGAACCAAATAGTAGAAAAATACTCAATTGGTGGAAGGAACAATGTTTTGATTGGTGTTACGACTCCGAGTTTGATCCACTTCGCTGGGGAGACCAAAAATATTTAAATCAAATCCCTCACCTTTTCTCAAATATTAAGACGATTGGTCATTTAGGGATCGATACCGCTCCTTGGAACCTTGTTATGAAAGGCGTTCATCAAGTAAGCAAACGCTCAACTACGCTCTTTATCGATGAGTCTCCTCTTATTTGTTATCATTTTGGGAGCATGCTTATGATTAATTCAAATAAATTTGAGCTTTGGAAGCTTGAAGAACTCTCTTTCAGCGACGATGTACTAGCATATATTTACACACCTTACGTGCACCACCTACAGCAAATATATAAAGAATTACGAAATAAACAAATAATTGTTGAGAGTAGGCCATTTCTTTCTTCTCTCCCGGCCAACTATACTCCAAAAAATATATTAACTATATAA
- the rfbF gene encoding glucose-1-phosphate cytidylyltransferase has protein sequence MKVVILAGGYGTRLSEETKVKPKPMVEIGGMPILWHIMKIYSSYGYRDFVICLGYKGHAIKEFFTQYMLKTADVTINLSDNQMIIHNKKVEPWKVTLVETGVESMTGGRVARIKPYLDNETFMLTYGDGLSDVNVNKLVAFHKSHGKTATLTAVQPDGRFGSLEIDPINKIRKFEEKPQGDGNWINGGFFVLEPEVFRHIPSDSTVFETDVLPSLAEQDELMAFKHQGFWKPMDTIHDRNTLEELWTKGNPPWRKWKKDGR, from the coding sequence ATGAAAGTTGTCATATTAGCAGGAGGTTATGGAACTAGATTAAGTGAAGAAACAAAGGTAAAGCCGAAACCAATGGTGGAAATAGGAGGAATGCCAATTTTATGGCATATCATGAAAATCTATTCAAGCTATGGGTATAGGGATTTTGTAATATGCCTTGGATATAAAGGGCATGCAATAAAAGAATTTTTCACTCAATATATGCTGAAAACAGCAGATGTTACCATTAACCTATCAGATAATCAAATGATTATTCATAACAAGAAGGTTGAGCCGTGGAAAGTCACATTAGTTGAAACGGGGGTTGAATCAATGACAGGTGGAAGAGTGGCAAGAATTAAGCCCTATTTAGATAATGAAACATTCATGCTGACATACGGTGATGGTCTATCGGATGTCAATGTGAATAAATTAGTTGCATTCCATAAAAGTCATGGAAAAACGGCTACTTTAACAGCTGTTCAACCGGATGGGAGATTTGGTTCCTTGGAGATCGATCCTATAAATAAAATAAGAAAGTTCGAAGAGAAGCCACAAGGAGACGGGAATTGGATTAACGGTGGTTTCTTTGTGTTAGAACCAGAGGTGTTCCGTCATATTCCTAGTGACTCTACTGTATTTGAAACAGATGTACTACCATCATTAGCTGAACAAGATGAACTAATGGCCTTTAAACATCAAGGGTTCTGGAAGCCTATGGATACAATTCATGATCGTAATACGTTGGAGGAGCTTTGGACTAAAGGAAATCCACCGTGGAGGAAGTGGAAAAAAGATGGTCGATAA
- the rfbG gene encoding CDP-glucose 4,6-dehydratase, producing the protein MIVIRWRSFGLKEIHRGGSGKKMVDKEFWKGKKVFLTGHTGFKGTWLSLWLTSMGAHVTGYALAPPTSPSLFELTNLENIVDSYIGDINDYKELQRLVSSVDPDIVFHMAAQPIVGDSYKEPVATFQTNVIGTVNILEAVYHAVTEGSKVRAVVNVTTDKCYQNKNWYWGYRENEPLGGNDPYSASKACSELVTNSYRKSFFSEGSKVAIASARAGNVIGGGDWSPERLIPQCLKSLLNEEPIILRKPNAVRPWQHVLEPLSGYLLLAEKLHTEGQTYAQAWNFGPDYNDCKEVGVVVNRLIQLWGKKIPVKHLTENLYAESDLLMLDCSKSKSLLSWKPIWTLEHSLYQIVKWTKVYQHQGDVREVTLKQISEYMKEIQKRQSLDE; encoded by the coding sequence ATGATCGTAATACGTTGGAGGAGCTTTGGACTAAAGGAAATCCACCGTGGAGGAAGTGGAAAAAAGATGGTCGATAAAGAGTTTTGGAAGGGGAAAAAAGTTTTTTTAACTGGTCATACGGGGTTTAAGGGGACTTGGCTTAGTTTATGGTTAACAAGTATGGGAGCTCATGTTACTGGTTATGCTCTAGCTCCTCCTACTTCTCCTAGTCTATTTGAACTTACGAATCTAGAAAATATAGTGGATTCATATATTGGGGATATCAATGATTACAAAGAGCTGCAACGTTTAGTAAGTTCTGTTGATCCTGATATTGTGTTTCATATGGCGGCTCAACCAATTGTAGGTGATTCGTATAAAGAGCCCGTAGCTACCTTTCAAACAAATGTAATCGGTACAGTTAATATACTTGAAGCTGTTTATCATGCCGTAACGGAAGGGAGTAAGGTGCGAGCGGTTGTGAATGTTACAACTGATAAATGCTATCAAAATAAAAACTGGTATTGGGGGTACCGCGAAAATGAGCCGCTCGGTGGTAACGATCCTTACTCAGCTAGTAAAGCATGTTCCGAACTAGTGACAAATTCTTATCGGAAATCATTTTTTTCAGAAGGTTCTAAAGTAGCCATAGCATCTGCGAGAGCGGGGAATGTGATTGGAGGAGGCGATTGGTCCCCTGAGCGTTTAATCCCTCAATGTTTAAAATCTTTACTGAATGAAGAGCCAATTATCCTTCGCAAGCCAAATGCTGTTCGTCCTTGGCAACATGTTCTAGAGCCGTTATCAGGCTATTTGCTTCTAGCAGAAAAATTGCACACTGAAGGTCAAACTTATGCGCAAGCTTGGAATTTTGGTCCGGATTACAATGATTGTAAGGAAGTAGGAGTCGTAGTGAATCGATTAATTCAGTTGTGGGGAAAGAAAATTCCAGTGAAACATTTGACAGAAAACCTCTACGCTGAATCGGATCTTTTAATGCTAGATTGCTCAAAATCGAAATCGCTATTAAGTTGGAAGCCGATTTGGACGTTAGAACATTCGCTGTACCAAATTGTCAAGTGGACGAAAGTTTATCAACATCAAGGCGATGTAAGGGAAGTTACCTTAAAACAAATCTCTGAATATATGAAGGAAATACAAAAGAGGCAGAGTTTAGATGAGTAG
- a CDS encoding NAD-dependent epimerase/dehydratase family protein, whose protein sequence is MSSLKGVRILVTGATGYIGSHVSRKLVQEGCEVHILLRPTSGKHLISDIEENIIEHLYDGSYQSIERAVRLSRPEIVFHLASFASIRYETKDVPNMLESNIVMSTFLVEAMTQHQVKKLVNTSSFSQHVNQELYHPNSLYAATKQAFEDILLYYTNASSLQSITLVLFDNYGPNDPRPKLMNLIDRSLREGTTLLMTPGEQYLDLLYIDDVVDAYLVAAEQLFSCTGKRRERYAVRSKSRIKLQRLVPLFAEIAGKPLRVKWGALEYRPGEIMIPWNKGEVLPQWSQKIPIEQGIAKMICENDENLNKKEVK, encoded by the coding sequence ATGAGTAGTTTAAAAGGAGTTCGTATATTAGTTACTGGAGCAACAGGTTATATCGGATCACACGTTTCAAGAAAGCTCGTTCAAGAAGGGTGTGAAGTTCATATACTACTAAGACCAACATCTGGTAAGCATTTAATCTCAGATATTGAAGAAAACATTATTGAGCACTTGTATGATGGGAGTTACCAATCGATTGAACGAGCGGTACGTTTAAGTCGTCCAGAAATAGTGTTTCATTTAGCTTCATTTGCGTCTATTCGCTATGAGACAAAGGATGTTCCGAACATGCTAGAAAGCAATATTGTCATGAGTACCTTTCTGGTAGAAGCGATGACACAACACCAGGTGAAAAAATTGGTTAATACGAGTTCCTTTTCACAACATGTGAACCAGGAACTTTACCATCCTAATAGTCTTTATGCAGCGACTAAGCAAGCATTTGAAGATATACTCCTTTATTACACGAATGCTTCTTCTTTACAATCGATTACTCTAGTCTTATTCGATAATTATGGTCCTAACGATCCAAGGCCAAAGTTAATGAATTTGATTGATCGATCATTAAGAGAAGGAACGACATTGTTAATGACACCTGGTGAACAATATTTAGACTTACTCTATATTGATGATGTTGTTGATGCATATCTTGTAGCAGCAGAACAATTGTTCAGTTGTACTGGTAAAAGAAGAGAGAGATATGCGGTACGAAGTAAAAGTAGAATAAAATTACAACGGCTCGTACCTCTTTTTGCCGAGATTGCAGGCAAGCCTTTACGAGTGAAGTGGGGAGCATTAGAGTATCGACCTGGTGAGATTATGATCCCTTGGAATAAAGGTGAAGTACTACCACAATGGAGTCAAAAAATTCCGATAGAACAGGGCATTGCAAAGATGATATGTGAAAATGATGAAAACTTAAACAAAAAGGAAGTCAAGTGA
- a CDS encoding AAA family ATPase — MKTVVLISGPSGSGKSTMRRILKQTLGHRFNDRIAGVEVDDIYRFIDPRFNAKNYLEIWQMARESTGHLARGMLLTKIDAVFIFGNTLFSDESVEDVLKNIKLDEEVKFYHVTLAPTRDTVASRLKKRQHSVPDWLDDHLAERQPYITTKWTNVIDNSQITPEETLKAIYKIIEHNKDMNHFMRMSQQPNWFKRVFKGK, encoded by the coding sequence GTGAAAACAGTTGTATTAATAAGTGGTCCTTCTGGCTCAGGCAAATCAACGATGAGAAGGATATTGAAACAAACGCTAGGCCATCGTTTTAATGATCGTATTGCAGGAGTCGAAGTTGATGATATATACCGTTTTATAGATCCGAGGTTTAATGCAAAGAATTACCTAGAGATTTGGCAAATGGCTAGAGAGAGCACTGGACATTTAGCGAGAGGGATGCTTTTAACTAAAATTGATGCAGTATTTATTTTTGGAAATACGTTATTTTCAGATGAATCAGTAGAGGATGTATTAAAAAATATAAAATTAGATGAAGAGGTGAAATTTTATCATGTTACACTTGCTCCAACTCGCGATACGGTAGCTAGTCGCTTGAAGAAGAGGCAGCATTCAGTTCCTGATTGGCTCGATGATCATTTAGCAGAACGGCAGCCATATATTACAACAAAGTGGACAAATGTTATTGATAATTCACAAATTACACCTGAAGAAACATTAAAAGCGATTTATAAAATTATTGAACACAACAAAGATATGAATCACTTCATGAGAATGAGCCAGCAACCTAATTGGTTTAAACGAGTTTTTAAAGGGAAATAA
- a CDS encoding Phenylacetic acid catabolic protein gives MEKQELLEKIKKGFVLEEKEDMNQEYLEALKQTLMIVADTELLSVPPLLTVYEQAPSLNLKITALAVMQDEIGHAHIAWRLLKDLGEDIESLMFDREAHKWKNPYAFDFKLDNWIELGVFNAFFDRAGYTLLGDAYQHTTYGPWKRALVKVDKEELFHLRNGEVIMRNAMKDPETAKQVQDAVDWMFLMALEFFGVADNLKSRSTQLEYSLKGKTNDELRQVWLSTAIPFCESIGVNVPAHYDEETEKYVLDVPFPCVFDAEKKKWNFEQPDTWDNVIKRFKARGPQNEEFIERVQRGHFELENLRKEVI, from the coding sequence ATGGAGAAACAAGAGTTATTAGAGAAGATTAAAAAGGGTTTTGTTCTAGAGGAAAAGGAGGATATGAATCAAGAGTATCTTGAAGCATTAAAACAAACGCTGATGATTGTTGCAGATACAGAGCTTTTAAGTGTTCCTCCACTGTTAACTGTTTATGAGCAAGCTCCAAGCTTAAACTTAAAGATTACGGCACTAGCAGTTATGCAAGATGAAATTGGCCATGCCCATATCGCATGGCGATTGTTAAAAGATTTAGGCGAAGATATTGAGAGCCTAATGTTTGATAGAGAAGCACATAAATGGAAAAATCCTTACGCTTTTGATTTTAAATTAGATAATTGGATTGAACTGGGAGTATTTAATGCGTTCTTTGACCGTGCTGGTTATACATTGCTAGGGGATGCTTATCAACATACGACTTACGGACCTTGGAAACGAGCTTTAGTAAAGGTTGATAAGGAAGAGCTTTTCCATCTACGTAATGGCGAAGTAATTATGAGAAATGCAATGAAGGATCCTGAGACAGCGAAACAAGTTCAAGATGCAGTAGATTGGATGTTCTTAATGGCATTAGAATTCTTTGGCGTTGCAGACAACTTAAAGAGTCGTTCGACACAGCTTGAATACAGTTTGAAGGGGAAAACAAATGATGAATTACGACAAGTTTGGTTATCGACGGCGATTCCGTTCTGTGAGTCAATCGGAGTAAATGTACCAGCTCACTATGATGAGGAAACAGAAAAGTATGTTTTGGATGTTCCGTTCCCATGTGTGTTTGACGCAGAGAAGAAAAAGTGGAACTTCGAACAACCAGATACATGGGACAATGTCATTAAACGATTTAAAGCACGGGGCCCGCAAAATGAGGAGTTCATTGAACGAGTACAAAGAGGACATTTCGAATTAGAAAATCTACGTAAAGAGGTGATCTAA